A portion of the Macaca nemestrina isolate mMacNem1 chromosome 19, mMacNem.hap1, whole genome shotgun sequence genome contains these proteins:
- the LOC139360142 gene encoding elongin-A3-like produces the protein MAAGSTTLHAVEKLQVRLATKTDPKKLEKYLQKLSALPMTADILAETGIRKTVKRLRKHQHVGDFARDLAARWKKLVLVDPNTGPDAQDPEESASRKRYGEALQDQEKAWGFPENGTVPRSPPDSPEHRRTAHRTPPGLRRPHRRSPSREHRAQRKRPRRAPADSGPHRAPPLHTAPLPTPEGPEPAVPGKQPGRGHAHAAQGGPPLGQGCQGQPQEEALVSHSKGHKSSRWASAQKLPPVQESQSERLQVAGADSAGPKTVPSHALSELWDPSAAWMQANYDLLSAFEAMTSQEKPEALSAPTFQEEAAFTGHRVNAKMQVYSGSRPACQPQVLTLRQQCIRGLRHNPDALGDVGGVPYSVLEPLPEGWTPDQLYRREKYNHALAGDTDELWRIHCLQDFKEEKPQEHESWRELYLRLRDSREQRLRAVTTKIRSALENKPIRRQTKMICFNSGAKTPYDASRRQEKSAGAADPEEGEIKPAPKAAGSSHVPSSRGSVGGGDRGGGGLRANPCLSSSNERPAPAAKTRKPAAKKVAPLMAKAIRDYKRRFSRR, from the exons ATGGCGGCAGGCTCCACTACGCTGCACGCAGTGGAGAAGCTGCAGGTGCGGCTGGCCACTAAGACGGACCCGAAAAAGCTagagaaatatttgcagaaaCTCTCCGCCTTGCCCATGACGGCAGACATCCTGGCGGAGACTGGAATCAGAAAGACGGTGAAGCGCCTGCGGAAGCACCAGCACGTGGGCGACTTTGCCAGAGACTTAGCGGCCCGGTGGAAGAAGCTGGTGCTTGTGGACCCAAACACCGGGCCTGATGCACAGGACCCCGAGGAGAGCGCTTCCCGAAAGCGCTATGGGGAGGCTCTTCAGGACCAGGAAAAGGCCTGGGGCTTCCCAGAGAACGGGACGGTCCCCAGGAGCCCACCTGACAGTCCTGAGCACAGACGGACAGCACACAGAACACCTCCGGGGCTCCGGAGACCTCACCGAAGGTCTCCCAGTCGCGAGCACAGAGCCCAGAGAAAGCGCCCCAGAAGGGCCCCAGCTGATTCAGGCCCCCATCGGGCCCCTCCATTGCACACCGCTCCCCTCCCGACGCCCGAGGGCCCTGAGCCGGCTGTGCCCGGGAAGCAACCCGGAAGAGGCCACGCTCACGCCGCTCAGGGCGGGCCTCCGCTGGGTCAGGGCTGCCAGGGCCAACCCCAGGAGGAAGCGCTTGTGAGCCACAGCAAGGGGCACAAATCGTCCCGCTGGGCTTCCGCGCAGAAATTGCCTCCTGTCCAGGAAAGCCAGTCAGAGAGGCTGCAGGTGGCCGGCGCTGATTCCGCGGGGCCGAAAACGGTGCCCAGCCATGCCTTGTCAGAGCTCTGGGACCCCTCAGCGGCCTGGATGCAGGCCAACTACGATCTACTTTCCGCTTTTGAGGCCATGACCTCCCAGGAAAAGCCAGAAGCACTCTCCGCACCAACGTTCCAGGAGGAAGCCGCCTTCACTGGACACAGAGTGAATGCAAAGATGCAGGTGTACTCGGGCTCCAGGCCTGCCTGCCAGCCCCAGGTGCTGACGCTGCGCCAGCAGTGCATTCGGGGGCTTAGACACAATCCGGACGCCCTCGGCGACGTGGGAGGGGTCCCCTACTCGGTTCTTGAACCCCTTCCGGAAGGGTGGACGCCTGATCAGCTGTATCGCAGAGAGAAATACAATCACGCACTCGCTGGGGACACAGATGAATTATGGAGGATTCATTGTCTCCAGGACTTCAAGGAAGAAAAGCCACAGGAGCACGAGTCTTGGCGGGAGCTGTATCTGCGGCTTCGGGACTCCCGAGAGCAGCGGCTGCGAGCAGTCACCACGAAAATCCGATCTGCACTTGAAAACAAACCCATCCGCCGACAGACAAAGATGATCTGTTTCAACTCTGGGGCCAAGACGCCTTATGATGCTTCAAGGAGGCAAGAGAAGTCTGCAGGAGCCGCTGACCCCGAAGAGGGAGAGATCAAGCCAGCCCCCAAAGCCGCGGGCAGCAGCCACGTTCCCTCCAGCCGGGGCAGCGTGGGCGGTGGCGATAGGGGCGGTGGCGGCCTG AGGGCCAACCCCTGCCTGAGCAGCAGCAATGAGCGCCCGGCGCCCGCCGCCAAAACCCGGAAACCGGCTGCCAAGAAAGTGGCCCCGCTGATGGCCAAGGCAATTCGAGACTACAAGAGGAGATTCTCCCGAAGATAA